A window of the Electrophorus electricus isolate fEleEle1 chromosome 11, fEleEle1.pri, whole genome shotgun sequence genome harbors these coding sequences:
- the si:ch73-109d9.3 gene encoding zinc finger protein 500 yields MSDALLTFQTQLSGVMETILRSAICEITRLVEGSFLEEVGRGKQEAEVLRRRVQLLETKLGDQERVKRVRCADCGRTGISKKETDGRDCRTKNGVEMVCAMKQEGTSEGGRRSYGKGTLTSNQEASSIITDIELKIVEVEGSKVEGAVKEEVTEATEMEIYSTPHCHKADHREPQSGSAGETSGLHISQHDHRVPQRDKLSGTKSCSPSNQDSAKQRTHSKGPDSKTEQPVRSSPSQPGPIEVVSCSEPHTVKQLASSSDSLAIKQEVVVVLPPEWEDVEKVRSETIHNPSRVNRAQEELQHGDPLPIRSAVEGGVMYIGPCGNVEDLASDVAQKLGTPGQTPTKLVEREVSVLPSNPGTTNVARGQSIHKSPPVPKPPQALQHFQRAYTDERTISALQSGRNLTQTFSIRTHGHAGHHVVRAPHSCTQCGKGFSHLCHLRAHQQIHTGERQFCCSLCGRSFTKLSNLKAHRRVHTGERPYICMDCGKRFTQKCNLKRHQRIHSAHP; encoded by the exons GTCGTGGGAAACAAGAGGCAGAGGTTTTGAGACGAAGAGTACAACTCTTGGAAACTAAACTTGGTGATCAGGAACGAGTAAAAAGGGTGCGATGTGCAGATTGTGGCAGAACTGGAATCTCTAAGAAGGAAACAGATGGTAGAGACTGTAGGACAAAAAATG GTGTGGAGATGGTTTGTGCTATGAAGCAGGAAGGTACTTCTGAAGGTGGCAGGAGAAGTTATGGGAAGGGAACCTTAACATCAAACCAAGAGGCATCTTCAATAATAACAGATATTGAACTTAAG ATTGTTGAAGTGGAAGGATCTAAAGTGGAAGGGGCAGTAAAAGAGGAGGTCACGGAGGCTACAGAGATGGAGATCTATTCTACACCTCATTGCCACAAGGCAGAtcacagagagccacagagTGGCAGTGCTGGAGAGACATCTGGTCTCCATATATCACAGCATGATCATAGGGTCCCACAGAGAGACAAACTATCTGGTACAAAGTCCTGCAGTCCCAGTAATCAGGATTCAGCGAAACAAAGAACGCATTCAAAAGGGCCAGATTCTAAAACAGAGCAACCAGTGCGGTCATCTCCATCGCAGCCAGGACCTATTGAAGTTGTGTCATGCTCAGAGCctcacactgtgaaacagctgGCAAGCAGTTCTGACTCTCTCGCCATTAAACAAGAGGTTGTAGTAGTGCTTCCCCCTGAATGGGAGGATGTGGAGAAAGTGAGGTCAGAGACCATCCACAACCCTAGCAGGGTAAACCGGGCTCAGGAGGAACTCCAGCATGGGGATCCTCTCCCCATCAGATCTGCTGTGGAAGGAGGGGTGATGTACATTGGGCCTTGTGGTAATGTCGAGGACCTCGCCTCTGATGTTGCGCAGAAACTTGGGACACCAGGTCAAACACCTACCAAACTTGTTGAACGTGAAGTCAGTGTGCTACCTTCTAATCCTGGCACCACAAATGTGGCAAGAGGACAATCAATCCACAAGAGTCCCCCTGTACCAAAACCCCCTCAGGCGCTTCAGCACTTCCAGAGAGCCTACACAGATGAGAGAACAATCAGTGCCTTGCAATCTGGAAGAAATCTGACCCAGACATTCAGTATAAGAACTCACGGCCACGCTGGGCACCATGTGGTCAGGGCGCCACATAGCTGCACGCAGTGCGGCAAGGGCTTCTCCCATCTGTGTCACCTAAGAGCTCACCAGCAGATCCACACAGGAGAGCGGCAGTTCTGCTGCAGCCTGTGTGGCCGCAGCTTCACCAAACTCAGCAACCTGAAGGCACACCGCAGGGTTCACACGGGTGAGCGGCCCTACATCTGCATGGACTGCGGCAAAAGGTTCACTCAGAAATGCAACCTGAAGAGACACCAGAGAATTCACTCTGCCCACCCATGA